The following are encoded in a window of Candidatus Paceibacterota bacterium genomic DNA:
- a CDS encoding LysR family transcriptional regulator, with product MELRQLRYFVAVAEQGNISRAAKKIFLTQPALSRQIRALEEQVGQCLLERQAHSIRLTPAGEALLREAPELLRHAEQVLDRVREAGVGPRLRIGYAPSLSAGILSPAVAIFTQAHRSARIELMDLSTNEMRSGLASGELDVALSVGEQRATPGLTWELLVRAPWRLAVHRKHSLARRSRVTPAEVVREPLLGFCRRDYPEYWRFIDGWLRRHKQRPRIAGEYNGTENLMAAVESGLGVAFVTTQVARLFPKRARLITLSSAPEPVCIAAGQRSNRAEDRPLAVFVEELRKAARMFA from the coding sequence ATGGAACTCCGACAACTCCGCTACTTCGTCGCCGTGGCCGAACAGGGCAACATCAGTCGCGCCGCGAAGAAGATATTCCTGACCCAGCCCGCCTTGAGCCGGCAGATTAGAGCGTTGGAGGAGCAAGTCGGCCAGTGCCTGCTGGAGCGCCAGGCACACTCGATCCGGCTTACCCCGGCCGGGGAGGCCCTGCTCCGCGAAGCTCCCGAACTGCTGCGGCACGCCGAGCAAGTGCTCGACCGGGTGCGGGAGGCGGGCGTCGGGCCGCGGCTGCGCATCGGCTACGCCCCCTCGCTCTCCGCCGGCATCCTGTCACCGGCGGTGGCGATCTTCACCCAGGCGCATCGCAGCGCGCGCATCGAGCTGATGGACCTGTCCACCAACGAGATGCGGAGCGGACTGGCAAGCGGCGAATTGGATGTCGCCCTGAGCGTTGGCGAGCAACGGGCAACCCCCGGTCTCACTTGGGAACTGCTCGTTCGCGCGCCCTGGCGGCTGGCGGTTCACCGAAAGCATTCCCTCGCCCGGCGGTCGCGGGTGACGCCCGCGGAGGTCGTTCGTGAACCGCTGCTCGGCTTCTGCCGGCGCGACTATCCTGAGTACTGGCGTTTTATTGATGGCTGGCTGCGCCGCCACAAGCAACGGCCCAGGATCGCCGGCGAATATAACGGCACAGAAAACCTCATGGCCGCGGTGGAATCCGGCCTGGGCGTCGCGTTCGTTACCACGCAGGTGGCGCGGCTCTTTCCCAAGCGTGCCCGCCTGATCACCTTATCCTCGGCACCGGAACCGGTGTGCATCGCCGCCGGCCAGCGATCCAACCGGGCGGAAGACAGGCCGCTCGCTGTGTTTGTAGAGGAGTTGCGCAAAGCCGCCCGGATGTTCGCGTAG